gctgacgtttggcaactcgaaccttcagctccctccacagattttctatgggattaaggtctggagactggctaggcccctCCAGGACCTTAAATTCTTATGGCTGCAATCGCGTTAACGGgagcgatatgacaacagccagtgaaagtgcagggcgccaatttcaaaacatcaaaaatctcataaaattcctcaaacatacatgtatgtatctcataccattttaaagctaatcttgttgttaatccctccacagtgtccgatttcaaatatgctttacagcaaaagcaccacaaacaattatgttaggtcaccacatagccacagaaaagcacagccatttttccagcaaaAGATTTTCCAGCCAGAGTCACAAAaaccacaaatagagataaaatgaatcactaacctttgatcatcttcatcagatgacaatcataggacttcatgttacacaatacatgtatgttttgtttgataaagttcatatttatcaaaatatgagtttacattggcgcgttacattcactagttccaaaaacatccagtgattttcaACAGAAATaatcatcataaatgtagatgataatacaagctatacacatggaattatagatatacctctccttaatgcaaccactgtgtcagattttaaaaaaactttacggaaaaagaaacccatgtaataatctgagacggcactcAGAAGTAAACGTCACAATAGCCGCAATGATGgtgtcaacataaacaagaaattacatgataaatattcccttacctttgatctacatcagaaagcactccaggaatcccaggtccacaataaatgtttgttttgttcgataatgtccgttatttatgtccaattaccttttgttagcgcgtttggtatacatatccaaaagCTCATTCTGGTCAGTGTTACATCAGACAAAATGTTATATTACTGGTCGacgaaacatttcaaactaagtacagaatcaatcattaggatgtttttaacatatagcttcaataaagttccaaccggagtattccttcgTGTCTtcatgagcaatggaacgcaagtgggTACCATGAGGAATAAGcgtgatcagaaaatggctgactgccagacacctgatagattctgctctcattcactcccacaacaccGTAGAAGTCTCACTCAAATTTCTAtggatggttgacatctagtggaacccctaggcagtgcaacatcattaatatctcaaggggatttcattggggactctggtgaatacatacaaagctcagatttctcacttcctgttttgatttctcctcaggattttgcctgccatatgagttctgttatactcacatacatcattcaaacagttttaggaactttagagtattttctatccaatactaataatatattagcaactgagactgaggagcaggtcgTTTACTTTAGccaacttattcatccaagctactaaatactgccccccagccataagaagttaatatgCTTCTttttgagccactcctttgttgccttggccgtgtgttttgggtcattgtcatgctggaatacccatccacgacccattttcaatgccctggctgagggaaggaggttctcatcCAAGATTTAacggtacatggccccatccatcgtccctttgatgcggtgaagttgtcctgtccccttagcagaaaaacacccccaaagcataatgtttccacctccatgtttgatggtggggatggtgttcagccaccagatctcaatctaattgagcatctgtgggatgagatggaacgaCCTATTTGGAGTAGAGATCCACTACCAGCCAACTtgtcacaactgtgggaagcattagagtcgATATGGGAAaacacattgtagagtccatgccccgatttAATTAaggctgttttgagggcaaaaggacgtgcaactccatattaggaaggttttactaaagttttgtacactcagtacactgtgtgtatatatagatgtCCTAGCATACCCCGTTCCAGGTAATACATTCAACGCAGTATTAGTCTTAAATTTAGCTAATGAATGATGGGttattgtcacgtcctgaccttagttccttttttatgtctctgttttagtttggtcagggcgtgagttggggtgggcattcaatgtttttgttctaggttttgtatttctgcttttggcctggtatggttcccaatcagaggcagctgtcaatcgttgtctctgattgagaaccatacttaggtagcctgtgttcccactatgatttgtgggtagttttcTGTAttcacctgacagaactgtttcgtttcttcctttcactttgttattttgtttcgtGTGTTCAGTCTAATAAAtaattaacatggacacttaccacgctgcatattggtccgatccttcctactcctcctcagacgacgaAGAGATGTATTACAGTTATGCATAAGCTTCTAACTTATAGCTTCTGTCTCTTGCACAATGCGCACCTTCACTCCGCTGGCTCCTTAGCTCTTGGAGTCCCAGTAAAAGCTAGACTATAGCTGGCTGGATTTTTAAAATCTAATAAGAGTGTTAGAAAACGGACGCAAGCTCTTTTTGGCTGACTGTTAACTACAGCAGCCAGTAGAACTCACGGCGAGTGAAAGAGTAGAGAACTCTGGATGGCGGTAGGCTACAGCAGTTATTTGTTCAGGCCCATAACCATTCGATCTTTAAGAGAAGTCAAAGCCGTCTGCATCTTAttctagtcctatattattcaagCATGTCATCACAATGATGAAGATAAGGACAGCGAAATGTATTTCCTTTAACTGTTGAAAGTCGAGGAAGGAATGACGCGACAATGGAGAGCGCAAGAGAAGGTAGGCTATTACGCACGCCGCACAACATTAGGGGAAATATGATGAAAGGTATATATGCTTCAGCCTGCTAATTATAAACATGTAAAATAGGCCTATTATATTTTAAAATGAAATTCGCCAGCCTATAATTGTAACTTTGTACTAGTTACGGTTTTGTACTGTATTATATGCACTGGAATTACACACCTCGTTCAATCCATGAAGCTGGGGGGAGAGCATGCAATGCTGGTGCAGGGCATGCGGCCGACAGTCCACACAAAGATTTTAGCCTACTGGAATTGTTTCATTCATTTACCCAAGACAGTATAGGCAGGCCTACATCTATGGGCTTTTATGTCTTTCTGTCGTACATAATGTGCGGTAGCCTATATATCATAGGCTATGTATTGGATAACGACGAAATCATTTGGGCTTTTTTGGGCTTAAGGATCTTTAATGTATGGctcaaagatttaagtgcctttgaacggggaatggtagtaggtaccaggcacaccggtttgagtgtgtcattAACCTCAATGCTGCtggggtttttcatgctcaaccgtTTCCCATGTGACAACTGGGGGAAGCATtttagtcaacatgggccagcatccctgtggaatgcttttgacacctcgTAGAGTCCATGCACTGATGATTTGATGCTGTtctgagggtggtggtggtgggggggggggggtgcagctcaatattaggaaggtgttcgtaATGTTTTAACATGACACTTCCGGTTTGGGTGGGGAAATATCTGCTTACACgggagaaaagtgatttattctcAGGATTGTTTGTACAAGAGCTATTTAACCCTACTGTACACAGAACACACCAGGGAGGGAACAGAGAGCTTGTTTGTAAAAACCTTGAGACATGTTGAGACTAGATTACACTTTCTGTACAGTGAAGTAATGTGCTACCCAGTCAGGTGGGCCTGAGGTTGAACCTTTTATCCCGAACCCTAACCTCTGTGAACCGTAACTGCTGGCCTCtaacctcgtgtgtgtgtgtgtgtgtgtgtgtgtgtgtgtgtgtgttaggctgCTGCAGAGCTACATCAAGGCCAACctgaaggagggacagggaggaccAGATAGCACCTGGGAACAAGgtaaacacatcacacacacacaatcattgaCATAAATAATGAATAAAACATCTTCCTATTTTCTGCTGGTCAGAGGTGTTTTTCCTGTTTAGTCTCCATGACTATGACCGCAGCGGTGACATGGATGGCCTGGAGATGATGAGGCTGCTCTCTGAATACAACTCCCACAATAGGCCTGGAGAACAGTCAGCTGAGCCGGTGagaggggggtgtgtgtgtgtgtggaacatcTGTAGAAAAGATCTTCATTGTTATGGTTAGGACATACTTTGTCTTGATCTTAGTCGGTTTGGCCTACTAGCTAGCAGGACATAATACAAGGGTTGTGTATCAGGATTCAAATAGATAATGTAGCCTGTACTGTTGTCAGTATGAAGATGTTACTGTTGGACTCACTTTAGCTGTAAGTAAATCTCCACTAACGCTGAAGTTGACCGTACAGTGTTTGTTAGTGAATATATACACTAAGCCAATGTTTTTTGTCGTGTGTGCGTCCCAGGTGGTGGACATGGTAGACTTTCTCCTGCAGACTCAGGATCTAAACATGGACGGTCTAATAGCACCCCCTGAGCTACTCTCTCCCCCCAAACTACAACAACCAGACTCCTACTCCCAGGGTGCACCTGAACAGGGAGGAAATGTGGCCCAGGAGCAGGTAAAGGTCCAAGTGGAAGTCAAAGTTGAGGAACCAAAACTAGAAAAAGCAGCACAGAAAGAGAATGTAGAAGAACAGCCCAAGGAAGAAGAATCAAAGCCAAGATTTGTGGGACAGGAAGTTAAGACCAATGAACATCCTATACAGGCAGAGGAGAAAGGACTGCATATCCCAGAGGCCCCTGCTGCTGATCATGAGCAAAATAGGCCTGCTCATCAGGGGCAGCCTGAAATgtaaacacacacaataacatgcaAACAGCACTCCAACACTTCCGTCCAGACAATAGCAGGAGCCCTTTGACTGACAACAGAGTTAGCAAATCACAGCCCCTCATCTACCTTGGGAGGGGCTTGTTTCTTTCACATTGAGGGATTTTTCTTTGGTACTGAATTATAAGATGTCAGCCATATTGTTTAAGCTGCTGTTATTTCACATTGCACTTCTGAACAAGATCAATTGAGAATATAATTCagtattaaatgtattttgcCAAAAGATACCTTACACTGCTAAATAGTTCAGTTTATTGATTTTGGGGTAAATAGTTGCTTTCTGTTGAAGCTATGAAAATGAAGCCATATATTGGAATGGACAATCTGAAAAGTTAATGGACTGCATGCATGAACTTGTCAAACGCAATGCCTTTAAATGATACTTGGAGAAAGTATTCCCCTCTAGTGCAATATTAAAATGTTCACTCCTCATGGATGCAAAAGGAGTGGTTTGGTTTAAGAAATTCAGTGGGAAAAGCCCTTTAACTCATGGAATTGAGCTCCGTCACAGCAGCTGTTGACTAGATTCTCCCTTTTCCAGATCAAAAACCCCAGGCCTTTTCACTTAGTGAAAAACCTATAAACTGAAGTGCCATCTGGTGATCTATTTTGCTGCCTGCTCAGTAATACTAGAGCCCAATTTAGTCTCACTTCTAGGAGTGTGCACTTGTTCCTTTAAAATCCATGAGGGGAGTAAACACTTGAGTTGTGTAATCAATTTAGGAACATGGGATAAATATTTGGTTTGCTGTAAATTTCCTGAATTGGAAGGTTTGTATATTTGACCAAAAAAAAGCCAACATGACTGCCACCTTTGTAGTTTGTCAGTGGTCACTGATCGCACCTTGTTTTAAAAAGAAAAAAGGAATGTCCACTCACTTTTACATTTCCACTCGGGTTTTGGCATAGCAATTCCTAATTGGGCCCCTAAGCACTTGGAGCCAAGAGGATTTGACAGCTGTAAGCAATATTCACCACCTTGCCATCTAAGCTACCAGTATGTGGAAGGCTCACCATGTTGCTTACACTATTAAAACCCACAAGTGCCTATGGGTCCATACCTACTAATGACAATTCAGTCATCAGATGGGTCAAAGTAAAACAAAGAATGCCAAGGCATGCATGTATAGAACGTTAGGTGGACGTTTAGAAAAacatctgggggggggggggggggggggggaaaatCGACTGAAGGACATGACGGTTTGAGGCCAAGTCAAACATGTAAACTTTTATGTCATCATGCAACTCAAACAAGCATCTCAGAACACTTTTGATCAGAGTAAGGCGAGAACCATTAGAAAAATCATTCAAATCACAACCCATCAGTACAAAAAAAACACATCCATTTCTCAATGATGATCCAAGTTAACAAAATGTGCACAACTGATCACGTcgaatgaaaaatatatataaaaaaaaaaaaaaaagggtttAACACTTAAAAAGCATAATTAAATAAATGCATACTGGGACAGAAGTATTTTAGCATAGCTAGTGACCTTGCCATCACTGGCAACATCCTACTCACTCACTGGGGACGGTCTCAATAGTCTATAGTGATTATTCTCCCTGCACTGACAACACAACTGGACAGGTGAAAGCATATACGTCACAGGGATCCTCCATATTGCCTTCACCCATTCTGTGTTGTCAGATACAAGAGGAAGCCACTAGAGACACCCGGTGTGACATTGACCCAGAGCCACCCCGAGACATAGGTAACAGTACCACAGACATTAGTATT
The genomic region above belongs to Oncorhynchus nerka isolate Pitt River linkage group LG18, Oner_Uvic_2.0, whole genome shotgun sequence and contains:
- the LOC115145894 gene encoding cell growth regulator with EF hand domain protein 1-like isoform X2, encoding MLVTGVLSLLLLAHQCVSAPQVPGDQRVESAGAPLTLANPFGSGDEERRLLQSYIKANLKEGQGGPDSTWEQEVFFLFSLHDYDRSGDMDGLEMMRLLSEYNSHNRPGEQSAEPVVDMVDFLLQTQDLNMDGLIAPPELLSPPKLQQPDSYSQGAPEQGGNVAQEQVKVQVEVKVEEPKLEKAAQKENVEEQPKEEESKPRFVGQEVKTNEHPIQAEEKGLHIPEAPAADHEQNRPAHQGQPEM
- the LOC115145894 gene encoding cell growth regulator with EF hand domain protein 1-like isoform X1 — encoded protein: MRFSVFSSNGPSGASLETGADMLVTGVLSLLLLAHQCVSAPQVPGDQRVESAGAPLTLANPFGSGDEERRLLQSYIKANLKEGQGGPDSTWEQEVFFLFSLHDYDRSGDMDGLEMMRLLSEYNSHNRPGEQSAEPVVDMVDFLLQTQDLNMDGLIAPPELLSPPKLQQPDSYSQGAPEQGGNVAQEQVKVQVEVKVEEPKLEKAAQKENVEEQPKEEESKPRFVGQEVKTNEHPIQAEEKGLHIPEAPAADHEQNRPAHQGQPEM